The following proteins come from a genomic window of Acetivibrio cellulolyticus CD2:
- a CDS encoding heavy-metal-associated domain-containing protein codes for MKTATFNIPSISCSACSNKIQEGVKTLTGVQNVSIDLKSQQVKVDYNPENIMPQEIKMHISQMGYEII; via the coding sequence ATGAAAACAGCAACATTTAACATTCCTTCAATTTCTTGTAGTGCTTGTTCTAATAAAATACAAGAAGGTGTTAAAACACTTACAGGAGTACAGAATGTTTCAATTGATTTAAAGAGTCAGCAAGTAAAAGTAGATTATAATCCTGAGAATATAATGCCCCAGGAAATTAAAATGCATATTTCACAAATGGGTTATGAGATAATTTAG
- a CDS encoding DUF3794 and LysM peptidoglycan-binding domain-containing protein: protein MSLELVKESIKINSMMGEDTAQTIVEHDIIVPDTNPDAVRILLIDGEVFEKSSEVLQDKVAVNGTIRYKILYVSDEENNAVRSINAGSDFSYSVDVLNARFGMKANVRCDIEHIDYEILYGRKIKVKTIVKMDVKVNEEVEQDFVNDLKGLEDIEILKDNIGVNSYVGENNAHCNVNETMDIPAGKPTIKEILRSDVKIVGKDYKVSDNKVIAKGDLNILTLYIADDEERSIQFMEHEVPFTQFIDIQGVNEGCECVADYRILNYSFKSGEDNDGELRVLNGEVELMLKAQAYEKKQVDVIADAYSLSRKLNLEHKPFNTKKVICKEKSQITLRETIYIDGDNPEIAEVFNVLSKPSIFECNASNGAVTLEGAVNNSILYVANNSEQPVSCYDCEIPFKQNVEVKEIKPNMDCEVDLDVEHCNYSMISANEVEIRVIINVCVKAIDTVQLPLVAKVTENTIEEKKGEYPSITIYFSQPEDNMWKIAKKYYTTVEDIKKVNNLSEDETITPGQQVMIPRKSSAS from the coding sequence ATGTCTCTTGAGCTTGTGAAAGAATCCATAAAAATTAACAGTATGATGGGGGAAGACACTGCACAGACAATAGTGGAACATGACATAATCGTGCCAGATACAAATCCTGATGCAGTTCGTATTCTTCTAATAGACGGAGAGGTGTTTGAGAAAAGCTCGGAGGTTTTACAGGATAAAGTTGCTGTAAATGGTACCATCCGTTATAAGATACTTTATGTTTCAGATGAAGAGAATAATGCAGTAAGAAGCATAAATGCAGGCAGTGATTTTTCATATAGCGTAGATGTATTAAATGCAAGGTTTGGAATGAAGGCAAATGTGAGATGTGATATTGAACATATTGATTACGAAATTTTGTATGGCAGAAAAATTAAGGTAAAAACTATAGTAAAGATGGATGTTAAAGTCAATGAAGAGGTTGAACAGGATTTTGTGAATGATCTTAAGGGACTTGAAGATATTGAAATATTAAAGGATAACATTGGTGTAAACAGTTATGTAGGTGAAAATAATGCACATTGTAACGTTAATGAAACAATGGATATCCCTGCAGGTAAACCAACTATTAAGGAAATATTGAGAAGTGATGTGAAAATAGTTGGAAAAGACTATAAAGTGTCAGATAACAAAGTAATTGCAAAAGGTGATTTGAATATACTTACACTTTATATTGCGGATGATGAAGAAAGAAGCATTCAGTTTATGGAACATGAAGTGCCATTTACTCAGTTTATTGATATACAAGGAGTAAATGAGGGCTGTGAGTGCGTAGCGGATTACAGGATTCTAAATTACTCTTTCAAATCAGGGGAAGATAATGACGGTGAGCTTAGAGTTTTGAACGGAGAAGTTGAATTAATGCTTAAAGCACAGGCTTATGAGAAGAAGCAGGTAGATGTGATAGCAGATGCGTATAGTCTGAGTAGGAAATTAAACCTGGAACATAAACCTTTTAATACAAAAAAGGTAATATGCAAAGAGAAGAGCCAGATTACTTTACGGGAAACAATTTATATTGATGGAGATAATCCTGAAATAGCTGAAGTGTTTAATGTGCTTTCAAAGCCAAGTATATTTGAATGTAATGCTTCTAATGGAGCTGTAACTTTGGAAGGGGCAGTAAATAACAGCATACTTTATGTAGCAAATAACAGCGAGCAGCCTGTTTCTTGCTATGATTGTGAAATTCCATTCAAGCAGAATGTTGAGGTAAAGGAAATAAAGCCTAATATGGATTGCGAAGTAGACCTTGATGTAGAGCACTGTAATTACAGTATGATATCCGCGAACGAAGTAGAAATAAGAGTAATTATAAATGTTTGTGTGAAGGCTATTGACACTGTACAGTTACCACTAGTTGCAAAAGTTACAGAGAATACTATTGAAGAGAAAAAGGGTGAATACCCCAGTATAACTATTTACTTCTCACAGCCGGAGGATAATATGTGGAAAATTGCTAAAAAGTATTATACTACTGTGGAGGATATTAAAAAAGTCAATAATCTATCTGAGGATGAAACTATTACTCCGGGACAGCAGGTTATGATTCCTAGAAAATCAAGTGCCTCTTAG
- a CDS encoding GntR family transcriptional regulator, protein MAGKLSKVNLNDYKPLREVIFDTLREAIITGELKPGERLMEVKLAEKMGVSRTPVREAIRMLELEGLVDMLPRKGAHVAELSVKDIMDVLEVRASMDSLATRLAAERITDEEIKELKQIQVQFVNYTDKDNLQGTIKKDVEFHELIYRASRNDRLLQISNNLREQIQRFRVIYLKDYSSPNNLIKEHEDICAAISERNLEMAQKYAQVHINNQQKVIIKAIKNLK, encoded by the coding sequence ATGGCAGGGAAGCTTTCAAAGGTCAATTTGAATGATTATAAACCATTAAGGGAAGTAATCTTTGATACATTAAGGGAAGCAATTATTACTGGAGAGTTAAAACCTGGAGAACGGCTGATGGAAGTCAAGTTGGCAGAAAAAATGGGGGTAAGCCGCACTCCTGTGAGAGAAGCAATAAGGATGCTTGAACTCGAAGGTCTTGTTGATATGCTTCCTAGAAAAGGTGCACATGTAGCGGAACTTTCCGTTAAAGATATAATGGATGTTCTGGAAGTAAGGGCATCTATGGATAGTCTTGCTACAAGACTTGCAGCGGAAAGAATCACCGATGAAGAGATTAAGGAGTTAAAACAGATACAAGTACAGTTTGTAAATTACACAGATAAGGATAATTTACAGGGAACCATTAAAAAGGATGTTGAGTTCCATGAATTAATTTATCGTGCATCAAGGAATGACAGACTTTTACAGATTTCGAACAACCTAAGAGAACAAATTCAGCGCTTTAGAGTTATATATCTTAAAGACTATAGCAGTCCTAATAATCTTATAAAGGAACATGAGGATATTTGCGCTGCTATATCCGAGAGGAACTTGGAGATGGCTCAAAAGTATGCTCAAGTCCATATAAATAATCAGCAAAAGGTAATAATTAAGGCTATAAAGAATTTAAAATAG
- a CDS encoding Veg family protein — MEKSSLFQIKRDIETCIGQKIQLKANKGRKKAFIKEGILENTYPSIFVVKFENDYEATRRVSYSYTDILTKAVEIVICKDNKKIQVS, encoded by the coding sequence ATGGAGAAAAGCAGCCTGTTTCAGATTAAAAGAGATATAGAAACATGCATTGGGCAAAAGATTCAGTTAAAAGCCAACAAAGGTAGAAAAAAGGCTTTTATCAAAGAAGGAATACTTGAAAACACCTATCCTAGCATCTTCGTAGTAAAATTTGAAAACGATTACGAGGCAACACGAAGAGTTTCATACAGTTATACAGATATACTTACGAAGGCTGTCGAAATTGTTATATGTAAGGATAACAAAAAGATTCAAGTAAGCTAA
- the cheB gene encoding chemotaxis-specific protein-glutamate methyltransferase CheB has translation MEKIRVLIADDSIMYRKVLSEAVEGTGLADVKFVALNGRMAVDWIKPDSVDLILLDVFMPEMNGIEALKIIKKDYPGMDVIMISSDSAHSAELTMEALNNGAVDFILKPSNESHEKCVEIIKAQLQILFTQIKIRKYRNSSSNGSQTMGFQNIRKKEIEKSAVDIVDKFNASKFTRVDLILIASSTGGPSALEKVLHGFDADFNKPILVVQHMPPKFTKSLSDSLNRKCKLEVKEACENDLLQKGQIFIAPGGFHMLVKGEGPNVLIKTETTQYVNGVRPSADVLFSSAASLFEGKNILAVVLTGMGSDGKNGVIELKQKCNCYCITQSEKTCVVYGMPKSIYEAGLSDEVVDIENISKRIQEIVSGKGIRPN, from the coding sequence TTGGAAAAGATAAGAGTGTTAATAGCAGATGACTCGATTATGTATAGAAAGGTCCTTTCAGAAGCGGTAGAAGGTACCGGTTTAGCTGATGTAAAATTCGTTGCTTTAAATGGTAGGATGGCTGTTGATTGGATAAAGCCGGATAGCGTAGACTTGATCCTGCTGGATGTATTTATGCCTGAAATGAATGGCATTGAAGCCTTAAAAATAATAAAGAAAGACTATCCCGGAATGGACGTAATAATGATTAGCTCGGATAGTGCACACAGTGCTGAATTGACCATGGAAGCGTTAAATAATGGGGCTGTTGACTTTATATTGAAGCCTAGTAATGAAAGCCATGAAAAATGTGTTGAAATAATTAAAGCACAACTTCAAATACTTTTTACCCAGATAAAGATAAGAAAGTATCGCAATTCCAGCAGTAACGGATCGCAAACAATGGGTTTCCAGAATATACGTAAGAAGGAAATAGAGAAAAGTGCAGTTGATATAGTTGATAAGTTCAACGCAAGTAAGTTTACACGGGTTGACCTTATACTGATTGCTTCATCTACAGGAGGTCCGTCAGCACTTGAAAAGGTTTTACATGGATTTGATGCGGATTTTAATAAACCTATCCTGGTTGTCCAACACATGCCTCCAAAGTTTACAAAATCATTATCTGATAGTCTTAACAGAAAGTGTAAGCTGGAAGTGAAAGAAGCCTGTGAAAATGATTTGTTGCAAAAAGGCCAAATATTTATTGCGCCCGGAGGCTTTCATATGCTTGTTAAAGGTGAAGGACCTAACGTACTTATAAAAACAGAGACTACGCAATATGTAAATGGGGTAAGGCCGTCTGCTGATGTATTGTTTTCTTCGGCTGCAAGTTTATTTGAGGGTAAAAACATTCTTGCTGTAGTATTAACGGGGATGGGTAGCGATGGTAAAAATGGAGTTATCGAACTTAAGCAAAAATGCAACTGTTACTGTATTACCCAAAGTGAAAAAACATGTGTAGTGTATGGCATGCCAAAAAGTATATACGAAGCAGGTTTATCTGATGAAGTGGTTGATATTGAGAATATTTCCAAGAGAATACAGGAAATTGTATCTGGTAAAGGTATCCGGCCTAACTAG
- a CDS encoding formate--tetrahydrofolate ligase, with protein sequence MQTDIQIAQSCKMEPIVEIAKKLAISEDEIELYGKYKAKLSDELWERLKDKKDGKLVLVTAINPTPAGEGKTTTTVGLGQAMSKIGKKAIIALREPSLGPVMGVKGGAAGGGYSQVVPMEDINLHFTGDMHAITAANNLLSAAIDNHIHQGNSLNIDLRQIVWKRAMDMNDRALRGTVVGLGGKANGMPREDGFLITVASEVMAILCLSMDLMDLKERLGKIIIGYNYDGKPVTAKDLKVNGAMTLLLKDAVKPNLVQTLENTPAIMHGGPFANIAHGCNSIIATKIALKLADYCITEAGFGADLGAEKFFNIKCRMAGLKPDAVVLVATIRALKYNGGVKKEDLGSENLHALKLGFVNLEKHIENLKKFGVSVLVAINHFGSDTPEEVEYVKARCKNMNVEVAFSEVFAKGGAGGQELAEKLVKLTNSTASNFKPLYDVNLPIKQKIETIAKEIYGAKAVVYSPEADKTIKKIENMGLDKMPICMAKTQYSLSDNPNLLGRPEGFDITVKELKISAGAGFIVALTGDIMTMPGLPKVPAAEKIDIDDSGVIQGLF encoded by the coding sequence TTGCAAACAGATATTCAAATAGCTCAATCGTGCAAAATGGAACCCATTGTTGAAATTGCAAAAAAACTTGCTATCTCTGAAGATGAAATTGAATTATACGGAAAGTATAAAGCCAAACTGTCAGACGAACTCTGGGAGAGGCTTAAAGATAAAAAGGATGGTAAACTTGTATTGGTAACTGCCATAAATCCTACTCCTGCAGGTGAAGGTAAGACCACTACTACTGTTGGCTTAGGTCAGGCAATGTCAAAGATAGGTAAGAAAGCAATTATTGCTTTAAGAGAGCCTTCATTAGGCCCCGTTATGGGTGTAAAAGGAGGAGCAGCTGGAGGCGGCTATTCTCAGGTAGTTCCTATGGAGGATATTAATCTTCATTTCACTGGCGACATGCACGCAATAACTGCTGCAAATAATTTGTTATCAGCTGCTATAGATAACCATATACACCAAGGAAACAGCCTTAATATCGATCTGCGGCAGATCGTGTGGAAAAGGGCAATGGACATGAATGATCGTGCTTTAAGGGGCACTGTAGTCGGTCTAGGGGGCAAAGCTAATGGAATGCCCAGAGAAGATGGTTTTCTGATTACTGTGGCATCCGAGGTTATGGCTATACTATGCCTATCTATGGATCTTATGGACTTAAAAGAACGTCTGGGCAAAATTATTATCGGATATAATTATGATGGCAAACCTGTTACTGCAAAGGATCTTAAGGTAAATGGAGCGATGACACTCCTTCTAAAAGATGCGGTTAAACCAAATCTTGTTCAAACTCTCGAAAATACCCCGGCAATAATGCATGGTGGTCCGTTTGCAAATATTGCCCATGGATGCAATAGCATCATTGCCACTAAAATAGCATTGAAGCTTGCAGATTACTGTATAACAGAGGCAGGATTCGGTGCAGATCTTGGTGCAGAAAAGTTTTTTAACATTAAATGCAGAATGGCAGGTTTAAAGCCTGATGCAGTTGTACTGGTAGCAACAATAAGAGCATTAAAATATAATGGCGGTGTTAAAAAAGAAGACCTTGGCTCTGAAAACCTACACGCTCTAAAACTAGGCTTTGTTAACCTCGAGAAACACATTGAAAACCTTAAGAAGTTTGGAGTATCTGTTTTAGTAGCCATAAATCATTTTGGCAGCGATACCCCTGAAGAGGTTGAGTATGTTAAAGCAAGATGTAAAAATATGAATGTTGAAGTTGCATTCTCAGAAGTATTTGCAAAAGGTGGAGCAGGTGGTCAGGAACTAGCTGAAAAGCTGGTTAAACTTACAAATTCAACTGCATCAAACTTTAAACCGCTATACGATGTAAATCTCCCAATTAAGCAAAAGATTGAAACTATTGCAAAGGAAATATATGGAGCTAAGGCAGTCGTTTATTCTCCTGAAGCTGATAAAACAATAAAGAAAATAGAAAATATGGGACTAGACAAAATGCCAATATGCATGGCAAAAACCCAATACTCTCTATCGGATAACCCCAATTTGTTAGGTAGACCCGAAGGCTTTGACATAACGGTTAAGGAATTGAAAATCTCTGCAGGAGCAGGTTTTATTGTAGCACTAACTGGTGACATAATGACTATGCCAGGTCTTCCAAAAGTTCCTGCTGCTGAGAAAATTGATATAGATGATTCTGGGGTTATACAAGGTCTATTTTAA
- the ispE gene encoding 4-(cytidine 5'-diphospho)-2-C-methyl-D-erythritol kinase, which yields MDSICIKARAKINLSLDVLGKREDGYHDVRMIMQSIGLHDKVFLEAIDERCIKVTCDKHWVPTDCDNIAYKAAAVLMDKFDIPKGISIRIVKKIPVAAGLAGGSADAAAVLKGMNDIFSLNLKEDDLMQLGKSIGADIPFCIKGGTMLAEGIGEVLTEIEPLRNVNIVLVKPRISVSTAWVYKNLEIGKISSRPDTELLINLIEKKDIQNLGKNMVNVLEAVTINRHRVISEIKEKLVSLGALGSMMSGSGPTVFGVFGNRVTAEKACKNINRDNTWECILTETFCEER from the coding sequence ATGGATTCAATTTGTATAAAAGCAAGGGCGAAAATTAACCTGTCACTCGATGTGCTGGGGAAACGGGAAGATGGATATCATGATGTACGAATGATTATGCAGTCGATCGGCTTGCATGATAAAGTTTTCCTTGAGGCTATAGATGAAAGATGTATTAAAGTCACGTGTGATAAGCATTGGGTACCAACGGACTGTGATAATATAGCATATAAAGCAGCTGCTGTTTTGATGGACAAGTTTGATATTCCAAAAGGTATATCAATAAGGATAGTCAAAAAGATACCTGTAGCAGCAGGTCTTGCTGGAGGCAGTGCGGATGCTGCGGCTGTTCTTAAAGGTATGAACGATATATTTTCCTTGAATTTGAAGGAAGATGATTTGATGCAATTAGGAAAATCCATAGGAGCAGATATTCCTTTCTGCATTAAGGGTGGCACAATGCTGGCAGAAGGAATAGGAGAAGTACTTACGGAGATTGAACCTCTTAGAAATGTTAATATAGTTCTTGTAAAACCTAGAATTTCTGTTTCTACAGCATGGGTATATAAAAATCTCGAAATAGGGAAAATATCTTCGAGGCCAGATACAGAATTACTTATAAATCTTATTGAAAAAAAGGATATTCAAAACCTTGGAAAAAATATGGTCAATGTTTTGGAAGCTGTTACTATAAATAGGCATAGAGTTATCAGTGAAATTAAAGAAAAACTTGTTAGTCTCGGTGCTTTGGGCAGTATGATGAGTGGAAGCGGTCCGACTGTCTTTGGTGTTTTTGGTAATAGGGTGACGGCAGAGAAAGCCTGTAAGAATATTAACAGGGATAACACGTGGGAATGTATTTTAACCGAAACATTTTGCGAGGAGAGATGA
- a CDS encoding AAA family ATPase: protein MWYQNFLSTYKAGISHEFILYFNIRDVVDNYRNIDRYIYDEFIKQRGFGIVAFYDISKGLTFFEPAMAREFHKITSNMASNLLNSLPSKIFPFIDLALRNTKMVLFVDHVEKIIPPGDIGSLSMEERLALIWLSEWSNDARISSVGSTIFMMANTLAEVNPEVLRSSYRVEPILVELPTEEERKDYIKYLVEEKNIKMDLSVEEFSKLSSGLSKKAIKDIKLKAESENVAISFDFIKEKKHSVLKKEYGDVLEFIYPEISFEDVGGMEKAKNYLLKNIVKPIKNGDLRRVPMGILLCGPSGTGKTLLVNALAKSSGFNCVKIDMSRILGQYVGESEKNFKKCLLGAQSQQPVIVFVDEIDTAFRRGGDGNDNGVSRNIFSEFLQFTSNTNNRGKVIFIAATNRPDLLDAALKRAGRFDKKIPILLPEAEERAQIFKIMIKKFGFETDIEDFLPFAQQTENYTGAEIETVVRKAYELANEDDVEGTVLTSTVLSEAISRCRPSTQQVEYMTMLAVKECDDKDLLPEKYQKVLDERSSVDNI, encoded by the coding sequence ATGTGGTATCAAAACTTCTTAAGTACTTATAAAGCGGGAATTTCACATGAATTTATTTTATATTTTAATATTCGTGATGTAGTAGATAACTATAGAAACATAGACAGGTATATATATGATGAATTTATTAAACAACGTGGATTTGGAATAGTTGCATTCTACGATATTTCTAAAGGTTTAACTTTTTTCGAGCCGGCTATGGCCAGGGAGTTCCATAAGATTACCTCGAATATGGCTTCCAATCTTTTAAATTCCTTACCGTCGAAGATATTCCCTTTTATTGATCTAGCATTGAGAAACACTAAAATGGTACTTTTTGTAGATCATGTAGAAAAAATAATTCCGCCTGGAGATATAGGCAGCCTATCTATGGAAGAAAGGCTTGCGCTGATTTGGCTTTCTGAGTGGTCAAATGATGCTAGAATCTCTTCAGTTGGCAGCACTATTTTTATGATGGCAAACACTTTGGCAGAAGTGAACCCGGAGGTTTTAAGATCCTCATACAGGGTAGAGCCTATACTGGTTGAACTTCCTACTGAAGAAGAGAGGAAAGATTATATTAAATATCTGGTTGAGGAAAAGAACATAAAAATGGATCTCTCTGTTGAGGAGTTTTCAAAGTTATCCTCAGGACTCAGTAAAAAAGCAATAAAGGATATAAAACTAAAGGCAGAATCTGAAAATGTAGCTATTAGTTTTGATTTTATAAAAGAGAAAAAGCATTCAGTGCTAAAAAAAGAGTATGGAGATGTTTTGGAGTTTATATATCCTGAGATTAGTTTTGAAGATGTAGGAGGAATGGAAAAAGCAAAAAACTACCTCCTTAAAAATATAGTGAAGCCTATTAAAAATGGTGACTTGAGAAGGGTGCCTATGGGGATACTTTTATGTGGACCTTCAGGGACAGGAAAGACCCTTCTGGTAAATGCACTGGCAAAGTCGAGCGGTTTTAACTGTGTTAAGATTGATATGTCGAGAATATTGGGACAGTATGTTGGAGAAAGTGAGAAGAATTTCAAGAAGTGTCTTTTGGGTGCACAATCCCAGCAGCCAGTTATTGTATTTGTTGATGAAATAGATACGGCATTTAGAAGAGGCGGGGATGGAAATGATAATGGGGTCAGCAGAAATATATTTAGTGAATTTTTACAGTTCACGAGTAATACAAATAATAGAGGGAAAGTAATTTTTATTGCTGCAACGAATAGGCCTGACCTGTTGGATGCGGCTCTAAAGAGAGCAGGTAGGTTTGATAAAAAGATTCCTATATTGCTTCCAGAAGCAGAGGAGAGGGCACAAATCTTTAAGATTATGATTAAAAAATTTGGCTTCGAAACTGATATTGAGGATTTTCTCCCATTTGCACAGCAAACTGAGAACTACACAGGTGCTGAAATTGAGACAGTTGTGAGGAAAGCTTATGAACTTGCAAATGAAGATGATGTTGAAGGAACAGTGTTGACATCTACAGTACTCAGTGAGGCTATATCAAGGTGCAGACCAAGCACGCAGCAGGTGGAGTATATGACAATGCTTGCGGTTAAAGAGTGTGACGATAAGGATTTGCTTCCGGAAAAATATCAAAAAGTCTTGGATGAAAGAAGCAGTGTTGACAATATATAA
- a CDS encoding DUF342 domain-containing protein → MANDVIIHSSEFIKIIRKVDGFYIESYRTGMSIEQFNSIISQHPEIKISSFMAIKNAILFPPKPLEKFGEAKERITIDVSSDELKAYVKLCVPHTELIGDAKLNLIMEIMNRLKAEGIVFGVKSDVLVNELSNNKQILVAEGISPENGEDSIVKMYEMKEVKPEAKDDGKVDHYELSLINRVNTGDWLGERKDPTPGVPGRSVRGMIIPSRQGKKYPIIYDKNSVREEYKDGVTTLYALRNGAVHYDGEKISVSNHLEIIGDVDFKVGNIDFDGYLTVKGTVDDNFSIEASKDIEILGEYGIGSVREVVSKQGSISIKGGIAGKNKAVIKSKRDLYTKFVSDATIICEGSVHIGFYCLNSNITAKEVILDSPKGQIIGGYIQAEIKVMSSIIGSPSEKKTIISVRGFDRNSIKARLEALISEIESLKNDLAKAKLEISSYSNTMQFTDELRREYTNVFNNLFKIKDMIRDCENEKKLMVNALRTKGEGEITIMKKAYPGVVLEIKDVKKEISEHVISSSFFIQDGEIKQI, encoded by the coding sequence ATGGCAAATGATGTTATTATACACTCATCGGAATTTATAAAAATAATCCGTAAGGTAGATGGCTTCTACATTGAATCATATAGAACCGGTATGTCTATTGAACAGTTTAATAGTATTATAAGCCAGCATCCGGAAATAAAAATATCCAGTTTTATGGCTATAAAGAATGCTATACTGTTTCCGCCAAAGCCACTTGAGAAGTTTGGGGAGGCAAAGGAAAGGATAACAATAGATGTATCAAGCGATGAATTAAAGGCATATGTAAAACTATGTGTGCCACATACGGAGCTTATAGGTGATGCAAAGTTAAATCTTATAATGGAAATTATGAACAGGCTTAAGGCGGAAGGTATTGTATTTGGGGTAAAATCAGATGTACTGGTAAATGAACTCAGTAATAATAAGCAAATATTGGTTGCAGAGGGAATCTCTCCAGAGAATGGTGAAGATTCGATTGTAAAGATGTATGAAATGAAAGAAGTTAAACCGGAAGCGAAAGATGACGGAAAAGTAGATCATTATGAATTGAGTCTGATAAACAGAGTTAATACAGGAGATTGGCTTGGGGAGAGAAAAGATCCAACTCCCGGTGTTCCAGGTAGATCAGTTAGGGGAATGATTATTCCATCCAGACAGGGGAAAAAGTATCCTATTATATATGATAAAAATTCAGTAAGAGAAGAGTATAAAGATGGTGTTACTACCCTTTATGCACTGAGGAATGGCGCTGTTCACTATGATGGGGAAAAAATTAGTGTGTCCAATCATTTGGAGATAATTGGAGATGTAGATTTTAAGGTGGGGAATATTGATTTTGATGGGTATCTTACTGTAAAAGGAACTGTTGATGATAATTTCTCCATAGAGGCATCAAAGGATATAGAGATATTGGGCGAATATGGAATAGGAAGTGTAAGAGAGGTAGTAAGCAAGCAGGGCAGCATTAGTATCAAAGGTGGAATTGCAGGTAAAAATAAAGCAGTGATTAAGTCAAAAAGGGATCTTTATACCAAGTTTGTTTCTGATGCTACTATTATTTGTGAAGGAAGCGTCCATATAGGCTTTTACTGTTTAAATAGCAATATAACTGCTAAGGAGGTTATTCTTGATTCCCCAAAAGGTCAGATAATTGGAGGATATATTCAAGCTGAAATAAAGGTTATGTCTTCTATAATAGGCTCTCCAAGTGAGAAGAAAACTATAATATCAGTAAGGGGATTTGATAGAAATTCTATTAAGGCAAGGCTTGAAGCTTTAATTAGCGAAATTGAGAGTTTAAAAAATGATTTAGCTAAAGCAAAACTGGAGATTTCATCTTATTCAAATACTATGCAGTTTACAGATGAGCTGAGGAGAGAGTATACAAACGTGTTTAATAATTTGTTTAAGATTAAAGATATGATTAGGGATTGTGAGAACGAGAAAAAGCTTATGGTAAATGCCTTACGTACAAAGGGGGAAGGCGAAATTACTATTATGAAAAAGGCATATCCTGGGGTAGTTCTGGAAATTAAAGACGTAAAAAAAGAAATTAGTGAACATGTTATTAGTTCCAGTTTTTTTATACAGGATGGAGAAATAAAGCAAATTTAA
- a CDS encoding PspA/IM30 family protein: protein MGFFSRLGSLFRGFFGQFVGGLEENNPELLFEDIKNQIGKARKEAEQQIVEIQTNAELIKIEMKNSEKNLNAIKARIESAQKQGDKEVLVELLMQEEEYQTVYDTHKATYENAMKDVDTIRENYKIFESEMNAKLNELKTLKSQQKMASLKENINSVNAKYTSKNNKVGNINEDMDRAREIVNKKVAKANAIESLNNDNVDMKLKKLDMNSARDRARARAEAMLGGEQGFEVKEKVEAPPAVNESPLDVKEKPENKVSE from the coding sequence ATGGGCTTTTTTAGTAGATTAGGTAGCTTGTTTAGAGGATTTTTCGGACAATTCGTAGGTGGGTTGGAAGAAAACAATCCGGAACTACTTTTTGAAGATATAAAGAATCAGATTGGAAAGGCACGTAAGGAAGCAGAGCAACAGATTGTAGAAATTCAGACAAATGCTGAGTTGATAAAGATTGAAATGAAGAATTCTGAAAAGAATTTGAATGCTATTAAGGCAAGAATAGAATCTGCACAAAAGCAGGGAGATAAGGAAGTTTTAGTTGAACTTCTCATGCAGGAAGAAGAATACCAGACTGTATATGACACACACAAAGCTACCTATGAAAATGCAATGAAAGATGTAGATACAATCAGGGAAAATTACAAGATATTTGAGTCTGAAATGAATGCAAAGTTAAATGAGTTAAAAACTTTGAAGAGCCAGCAAAAGATGGCATCACTAAAGGAGAATATAAATTCTGTTAATGCAAAATATACTTCCAAGAACAACAAGGTTGGAAATATAAATGAAGATATGGACAGGGCAAGAGAAATCGTTAATAAGAAGGTTGCGAAGGCAAATGCTATAGAGTCTTTAAACAACGATAACGTAGATATGAAGCTTAAGAAGCTTGATATGAACTCAGCTCGTGACAGAGCACGTGCAAGGGCAGAAGCAATGCTTGGCGGTGAACAGGGGTTTGAAGTTAAGGAAAAGGTTGAGGCCCCCCCTGCAGTAAACGAATCACCTCTGGATGTTAAAGAAAAACCTGAAAATAAGGTAAGCGAATAA